One Polaribacter sp. KT25b DNA segment encodes these proteins:
- a CDS encoding MbnP family protein, translated as MKITKYIVACFIAMSITACSSNEDEEMITGEGSVSVEFDNSYLTSDLLLSTATYLANDTEEIKISDVKYIVSNIRLENEEGVIFTYPKEESYFIVSEADTDSQFITLSNIPAANYTKITFGIGVDQEKYLEGATDQGDFLTLAQDAGMMWSWQAGYKFFVYEGLYTSDATTTETAFAFHMGSHGSSLDNYKEITLDLTNSARVRTDLTPEIHVVADLSNVLSGTTTFLLDDAAQIHVDAVKSPQIATNVNSMFTIDHVHN; from the coding sequence ATGAAAATCACAAAATATATCGTTGCATGTTTTATTGCAATGTCAATTACAGCATGTTCATCTAACGAAGATGAAGAGATGATAACAGGAGAAGGATCAGTTTCTGTAGAGTTTGATAACTCATACCTTACATCAGATTTATTATTAAGTACAGCCACTTATTTAGCAAACGACACAGAAGAAATTAAAATTTCTGATGTAAAATACATTGTAAGTAACATTCGTTTAGAAAATGAAGAGGGCGTTATTTTTACATATCCAAAAGAAGAATCTTATTTTATTGTATCAGAAGCAGATACAGATTCTCAATTTATAACACTTTCTAATATTCCTGCTGCAAACTACACTAAAATTACATTTGGAATTGGTGTAGATCAAGAAAAATATTTAGAAGGCGCAACTGATCAAGGAGACTTTTTAACTTTAGCACAAGATGCTGGAATGATGTGGTCTTGGCAAGCTGGTTATAAGTTTTTTGTATATGAAGGTCTTTATACTTCTGATGCAACAACTACAGAAACTGCTTTTGCTTTTCATATGGGAAGCCATGGTAGTTCTTTAGATAACTATAAAGAAATTACGTTAGATTTAACAAACTCTGCAAGAGTAAGAACAGATTTAACACCAGAAATTCATGTAGTTGCAGATCTTTCTAATGTTTTGTCTGGTACAACAACTTTTTTGTTAGACGATGCTGCTCAAATTCATGTAGATGCTGTAAAATCGCCACAAATTGCTACAAATGTAAACAGCATGTTTACAATAGATCACGTACATAATTAA
- a CDS encoding cupin domain-containing protein, whose translation MITASITKNITYKEDKPTITLLMETDTTKEIRIVMRKNQEMKEHSAPKPIVVEIFEGEINFGVNKKVLNLKRGDLIALDANVPHDLVCTEDAIVRLTIAKTDSIKRVNDVVS comes from the coding sequence GTGATTACAGCTTCAATAACAAAAAACATAACCTATAAAGAAGATAAGCCAACAATAACGCTGCTTATGGAAACTGACACCACTAAAGAAATAAGAATAGTGATGCGTAAAAACCAAGAAATGAAAGAACATTCTGCTCCAAAACCAATTGTTGTAGAAATTTTTGAAGGTGAAATTAATTTTGGTGTCAATAAAAAAGTATTAAACCTTAAAAGAGGTGATTTAATAGCATTAGATGCAAATGTACCTCACGATTTAGTATGTACAGAAGATGCGATTGTAAGATTAACCATCGCAAAAACAGATTCAATAAAAAGAGTAAACGACGTAGTCTCTTAA
- a CDS encoding Rrf2 family transcriptional regulator: MFSKTCEYGLRAVIFIAQESKIDNKLSITAISEAIDSPHAFTAKILQQLTKNKIVQSIKGPHGGFFIDEKNLKTVTLSNIVEVLDGDTIYTGCGLGLHECNENKPCPLHFKFIEIREELRKMLENTTLLELSEDKNLRDSFLKN, translated from the coding sequence ATGTTTTCTAAAACGTGTGAATATGGTTTAAGAGCGGTAATTTTTATAGCTCAAGAATCTAAAATAGATAATAAATTAAGCATTACTGCTATTTCTGAAGCTATAGATTCTCCGCATGCTTTTACAGCAAAAATTTTGCAACAACTTACCAAAAATAAAATAGTACAATCTATTAAAGGTCCTCATGGAGGTTTTTTTATTGACGAAAAAAACTTAAAAACAGTTACATTAAGTAATATTGTAGAGGTTTTAGATGGCGATACTATTTATACTGGTTGTGGTTTAGGTTTACACGAATGCAATGAAAACAAACCATGTCCGTTACATTTTAAATTTATCGAAATTAGAGAAGAACTTAGAAAAATGCTAGAAAACACAACACTCCTAGAACTTTCTGAAGATAAAAACTTAAGAGATTCCTTTCTAAAAAATTAA
- a CDS encoding sugar kinase, whose amino-acid sequence MNQIITFGEVLMRISPLGNKKFIQSNAAEFYFGGTELNVGISLANFGGKVKHISSISDDFIGDTAFSYLNKFDLDTSSIIRSSRPLGVYFLEVGAVMRPSSISYNRSHSSFSEITPSKVDWEKALEDGKWFHWTGITPALNKGSQETLLEGLKLARNKGMTVSADPTYRSGLWKYGEDAKEVLSELINYSTIFIGGINEMNELLGTDYSYSNEDFMEASKELMLKFPSIEKVFDKIRTSINSSWHKIKARMWNGKEFKETSELDITHIVDRIGTGDAFAAGIIHGLLNFDDYKAMEFGNAACAIKHTYSGDVNYANEKDVIAILGGNTTGRFNR is encoded by the coding sequence ATGAATCAAATTATTACGTTTGGAGAAGTATTAATGAGAATTTCTCCGTTAGGAAATAAGAAATTTATACAATCTAATGCAGCTGAATTTTACTTTGGAGGTACAGAATTAAATGTAGGAATTTCATTAGCAAATTTTGGTGGAAAAGTAAAACACATTTCTAGTATTTCTGATGATTTTATTGGCGATACAGCATTTTCTTACTTAAATAAATTTGATTTAGATACGTCATCAATTATTCGTTCTTCAAGACCTTTAGGAGTTTATTTTTTAGAAGTTGGTGCAGTTATGAGACCAAGTTCTATTTCATATAATAGATCTCATTCTTCATTTTCAGAAATTACTCCATCAAAAGTAGATTGGGAAAAAGCTCTTGAAGATGGTAAATGGTTTCATTGGACAGGGATTACGCCTGCATTAAATAAAGGAAGCCAAGAAACGCTTTTAGAAGGTTTAAAATTAGCAAGAAATAAAGGAATGACGGTTTCTGCAGATCCTACGTATAGAAGTGGTTTGTGGAAATATGGAGAAGATGCAAAGGAAGTTTTATCAGAATTGATTAATTATTCGACCATTTTTATTGGCGGAATTAATGAAATGAATGAACTTTTAGGTACAGATTATTCGTATTCTAACGAAGATTTTATGGAGGCTAGTAAAGAGTTGATGCTTAAATTTCCATCCATAGAAAAGGTTTTTGATAAAATTAGGACTTCTATTAATTCTTCTTGGCATAAAATAAAAGCAAGAATGTGGAATGGCAAAGAATTTAAAGAAACTAGCGAATTAGATATTACACATATTGTGGATAGAATTGGGACAGGAGATGCTTTTGCTGCAGGAATTATTCATGGTTTACTAAATTTTGATGACTATAAAGCAATGGAATTTGGGAACGCAGCTTGTGCTATAAAACACACCTATTCTGGTGATGTTAATTATGCAAATGAAAAAGATGTAATAGCTATTTTAGGAGGAAATACTACAGGTAGATTTAATCGATAA
- a CDS encoding cytochrome-c peroxidase — MRKIIILFLGICTLISCDKEDVYTAIPTYIDLEIPSNFPQLEYNLSKNPLTEEGVALGKKLFYEGRLASDGIIACGFCHEQASAFTHHGHTVSHGVDGAIGFRNAQPIQNLAFFTEFTWDGAAIHLDLQPIIPITSEVEMNETIPSILAKLSSYSEYEPLFTKAYGDAEVTSERMLKALSQFMVTMISGNSKYDKVVRNEDNTAFTSEENKGLEIFTNKCATCHSGALFTDKTYRNNGVPYNSKFPEEEGRKRVSGYEADFYKFRVPSLRNVALSFPYMHDGRFGTLEDVLNFYTDGMTENGGIVDPLLIKEDGSLGIDLTTDEKTALIAFLNTLTDNTFLNDERFAEY; from the coding sequence ATGAGAAAAATAATTATACTATTTTTAGGAATTTGCACACTCATTTCTTGTGATAAAGAAGATGTGTATACTGCAATCCCTACTTATATAGATTTAGAAATTCCAAGTAATTTTCCGCAATTAGAATACAATTTATCTAAAAATCCTTTAACAGAAGAAGGTGTTGCTTTGGGTAAAAAATTATTTTATGAAGGACGATTAGCTTCTGATGGAATTATTGCTTGCGGATTTTGCCATGAACAAGCTTCTGCTTTTACACATCATGGCCATACAGTTAGTCATGGAGTTGATGGTGCAATTGGTTTTAGAAATGCACAACCAATTCAGAATTTAGCTTTTTTTACAGAATTTACTTGGGATGGAGCAGCAATTCATTTAGACTTGCAACCAATAATTCCTATTACAAGTGAGGTAGAAATGAATGAAACTATTCCTTCAATTTTAGCAAAATTAAGCTCTTATTCTGAATATGAACCGTTATTTACCAAGGCGTATGGAGATGCAGAAGTTACATCAGAAAGAATGTTAAAAGCACTTTCTCAATTTATGGTAACTATGATTTCTGGCAATTCTAAATATGATAAAGTAGTTAGAAACGAAGATAATACAGCTTTTACATCAGAAGAAAATAAGGGTTTAGAAATCTTTACTAATAAATGTGCTACTTGTCATTCTGGTGCATTATTTACTGATAAAACCTATAGAAATAACGGCGTTCCTTACAATTCTAAATTTCCAGAGGAAGAAGGCAGAAAACGTGTTTCTGGTTACGAAGCCGATTTTTATAAATTTAGAGTACCAAGTTTACGAAATGTAGCATTATCATTTCCTTATATGCACGATGGTAGATTCGGAACTTTAGAAGATGTTCTTAATTTTTATACGGATGGAATGACAGAAAATGGTGGAATCGTAGATCCATTATTAATAAAAGAAGATGGTAGCTTAGGTATTGATTTAACTACGGATGAAAAAACTGCTTTAATTGCTTTTTTAAACACATTAACAGATAATACATTTTTAAATGATGAGCGTTTTGCTGAATATTAA
- a CDS encoding alpha/beta fold hydrolase, with amino-acid sequence MLNYYSYPHTTSKEWVTFVHGAGGSSSIWYKQIRDFKKQFNVLILDLRGHGDSKPKLKDTFNSKYTFDAITNDIVEVIEHLKIKKSHFIGISLGTILIRNLAEKRPELVKSMIMGGAIIKLNFRSQVLMKVGNIFKSVVPYMLLYKLFAFIIMPKKNHKKSRLLFVNEAKKLYQKEFLRWFKLTSEINPLLRFFRTKDINIPTFYIMGAEDHLFLPSIKNIVSKHLTSSLFVVENCGHVVNVDKPEVFNNQTIQYISSLP; translated from the coding sequence TTGTTAAACTACTATTCATATCCACATACAACCTCTAAAGAATGGGTAACTTTTGTACATGGTGCAGGAGGAAGTAGTTCTATTTGGTACAAACAAATTCGTGATTTTAAAAAACAATTTAATGTTTTAATTTTAGATTTAAGAGGTCATGGAGATAGCAAGCCAAAATTAAAAGACACATTTAACTCTAAATATACTTTTGATGCTATTACGAATGATATTGTTGAGGTTATTGAACATTTAAAAATTAAGAAATCTCACTTTATTGGTATTTCGTTAGGTACAATCTTGATTAGAAACTTAGCTGAAAAAAGACCAGAATTGGTTAAAAGTATGATTATGGGTGGTGCAATTATCAAACTTAATTTTCGCTCACAAGTATTAATGAAAGTTGGTAATATCTTTAAATCTGTAGTGCCTTATATGTTGCTTTATAAGCTTTTTGCATTTATTATTATGCCAAAGAAGAACCATAAAAAATCGAGATTATTATTTGTAAACGAAGCAAAGAAATTATATCAAAAAGAGTTTCTACGTTGGTTTAAATTAACATCAGAAATTAATCCTTTATTACGTTTTTTTAGAACAAAAGATATTAATATTCCTACGTTTTATATCATGGGTGCAGAAGATCATTTGTTTTTACCTTCTATAAAAAATATTGTCTCTAAGCATCTTACTTCTTCGTTGTTTGTGGTAGAAAATTGTGGTCATGTTGTAAATGTTGATAAACCAGAGGTTTTCAACAATCAAACTATTCAGTATATTTCTTCGTTACCCTAA
- the ppk2 gene encoding polyphosphate kinase 2, translating into MKFNYDRELAKLHTELVHMQEWVKSKGLKVVIVFEGRDASGKGGTIKRFTEPLNPRICKVVALGVPTEREKTQWYFQRYTQYLPAAGEIVLFDRSWYNRAGVEKVMGFCTDNEYDEFLRSCPEFERMLVRSGIIVLKYWFSVSDEEQERRFKNRISNPLKRWKFSPMDLESRSRWIDYSKAKDQMFAHTDTKQVPWFVVNSDNKKKARLNCISHVLSKIPYKQMDIKTIELPPLPDNKSYVRPPMDYQTFIPEKF; encoded by the coding sequence ATGAAATTTAACTACGATAGAGAACTTGCAAAACTACATACAGAATTAGTACACATGCAAGAATGGGTAAAAAGTAAAGGTTTAAAAGTGGTCATTGTTTTTGAAGGAAGAGACGCTTCTGGAAAAGGCGGTACAATTAAACGTTTTACAGAACCATTAAACCCAAGAATTTGTAAAGTAGTTGCTTTAGGTGTACCAACAGAAAGAGAAAAAACACAATGGTATTTTCAAAGATATACACAATATTTACCTGCAGCAGGAGAAATTGTTCTGTTTGATAGAAGCTGGTATAATAGAGCTGGTGTAGAAAAAGTGATGGGTTTTTGTACAGATAATGAATATGATGAGTTTTTACGTTCTTGCCCAGAATTTGAACGTATGTTAGTAAGATCTGGCATTATTGTTTTAAAATATTGGTTTTCTGTTAGTGATGAAGAACAAGAAAGACGTTTTAAAAACCGAATTTCTAACCCTTTAAAACGCTGGAAATTTAGTCCTATGGATTTAGAATCTCGCTCTAGATGGATCGATTACTCTAAGGCAAAAGACCAAATGTTTGCGCATACAGATACGAAACAAGTTCCTTGGTTTGTTGTAAATTCTGATAATAAAAAGAAAGCAAGATTAAATTGTATCAGTCATGTTTTAAGTAAAATTCCGTACAAACAAATGGATATAAAAACGATTGAACTTCCTCCTTTACCAGACAACAAATCTTATGTTAGACCACCAATGGATTATCAAACTTTTATCCCAGAAAAATTTTAA
- a CDS encoding nitric-oxide reductase large subunit encodes MKKIWIAFISVVVLSFAVLIWVGTEVYQKQPPIPEKVVVKDTNEVFYTIEDIQIGQNVWESIGGMEVGSIWGHGSYVAPDWSADWIHREAVFMLDLWAKKDFNKKYDDLDVENKAAIKARLIKDIKTNTYNSATKTIIISQERVAAINNNIQHFSDIFSKGNERYAIPEGALKDKVKLKQLNAFFFWTSWAASTNRLGKDYTYTSNWPHEPLIDNNITDGSIIWSGLSIVLLLVFIGILSFYYLRNHEKGESLTKPDSDPLLNMKLAKSQKAVLKYFFVISLLIALQVILGIITVHYTVEGQSFFGFDLAKFLPYSVSRTWHTQLAVFWIAATWLATGLFLAPMISKKEMKYQLFGINFLFVALIVIVLGSMLGEWLGIHQFLDLTTNFFFGHQGYEYMDLGRFWQIFLGIGLVLWVVMVSRHILYAIRKNDESKHLLIILLISVMAIGMFFFSGLMYGENSSLPVINYWRWWLVHLWVEGFFEVFATVVIAFIFSRMEIISAKTAGRVSIASASIFLAGGIIGTLHHLYYSGTPVQAIALGATFSALEVVPLTLMGFEIRENWNLLKSKKWIQNYKWPIFYFISVSFWNFLGAGVFGFLINPPIALYYIQGLNTTAVHAHTALFGVYGMLGMGFIIICLRFYSDRAWSNTKLKRAFWFLNIGLIAMMVFSMLPIGIIQAYTSITEGYSFARESDLLYSPTIQTLKWMRMIGDILFSIGIYYFCWFTIDEVIYNYKRKK; translated from the coding sequence ATGAAGAAAATTTGGATTGCTTTTATAAGCGTAGTTGTACTCTCTTTTGCAGTACTAATTTGGGTAGGAACAGAAGTCTATCAAAAACAACCACCAATTCCAGAAAAGGTAGTAGTTAAAGATACAAACGAAGTTTTTTATACAATTGAAGACATACAAATAGGTCAAAATGTTTGGGAATCTATTGGTGGCATGGAAGTGGGCTCAATTTGGGGACATGGAAGTTATGTAGCACCAGATTGGTCTGCAGATTGGATTCATAGAGAAGCTGTTTTTATGCTTGATTTATGGGCAAAAAAAGATTTCAATAAGAAATACGACGATTTAGATGTTGAGAATAAAGCAGCAATAAAGGCTCGTTTAATAAAAGATATTAAAACGAATACGTATAATTCTGCTACTAAAACAATTATAATTTCTCAAGAAAGAGTTGCTGCAATAAATAATAATATTCAGCATTTTAGCGACATCTTTTCTAAAGGAAATGAAAGATATGCAATTCCTGAAGGTGCTTTAAAAGATAAAGTAAAGCTAAAACAATTAAACGCTTTTTTCTTTTGGACTTCTTGGGCTGCAAGTACTAACAGATTAGGAAAAGACTATACATATACTTCTAACTGGCCACACGAACCTTTAATTGATAATAATATTACAGATGGTTCTATAATTTGGTCTGGTTTATCAATTGTATTGTTACTTGTATTTATCGGAATTTTATCCTTCTATTACTTAAGAAATCATGAAAAAGGAGAATCTCTTACAAAACCAGATTCAGATCCTTTACTTAACATGAAATTAGCAAAATCACAAAAAGCAGTATTAAAATACTTCTTTGTAATTTCATTATTAATTGCTTTACAAGTAATTTTAGGAATTATAACGGTTCATTATACGGTAGAAGGACAAAGTTTCTTCGGATTTGATTTAGCTAAATTTTTACCATATTCAGTAAGTAGAACGTGGCATACACAATTAGCTGTTTTTTGGATTGCTGCTACTTGGTTGGCAACAGGATTGTTTTTAGCGCCAATGATTTCTAAAAAAGAAATGAAATATCAACTTTTTGGAATCAACTTTCTTTTTGTCGCTTTAATCGTTATTGTGCTTGGTTCTATGTTAGGAGAATGGTTAGGTATTCATCAATTTTTAGATTTAACAACCAACTTTTTCTTTGGTCATCAAGGATATGAATACATGGACTTAGGTAGATTCTGGCAAATATTTTTAGGAATCGGTCTTGTTTTATGGGTTGTTATGGTTAGTAGACATATTTTATATGCAATTAGAAAAAACGACGAATCTAAACACTTATTAATTATTCTATTAATATCTGTAATGGCAATTGGTATGTTTTTCTTCTCTGGATTAATGTATGGAGAAAACAGTAGTTTACCAGTAATTAACTATTGGAGATGGTGGTTGGTACATTTATGGGTAGAAGGCTTTTTCGAAGTTTTTGCAACAGTAGTAATTGCGTTTATTTTCTCAAGAATGGAAATAATTTCTGCTAAAACTGCTGGTAGAGTTTCTATCGCTTCTGCATCTATATTTTTAGCGGGTGGAATTATCGGAACTTTACATCACTTATATTATTCTGGTACGCCAGTACAAGCAATCGCTTTAGGAGCAACATTTAGTGCTTTAGAAGTTGTGCCGTTAACTTTAATGGGTTTTGAAATTAGAGAAAACTGGAACCTTTTAAAAAGTAAAAAATGGATTCAGAATTATAAATGGCCAATATTCTACTTTATCTCTGTTTCTTTTTGGAACTTTTTAGGAGCCGGAGTTTTTGGCTTCTTAATTAATCCACCAATTGCTTTATATTATATTCAAGGTTTAAATACCACTGCAGTTCATGCGCATACAGCTTTATTTGGTGTGTACGGAATGTTAGGAATGGGCTTTATTATAATCTGTTTACGTTTTTATTCTGATAGAGCTTGGAGCAATACAAAACTAAAAAGAGCTTTTTGGTTTTTAAATATCGGTTTAATAGCAATGATGGTATTTAGTATGTTACCAATAGGAATTATACAAGCATATACTTCTATCACAGAAGGATATTCTTTTGCAAGAGAATCAGATCTTTTATATTCACCAACAATACAAACATTAAAATGGATGAGAATGATTGGAGATATTCTCTTTTCTATAGGAATCTATTATTTCTGTTGGTTTACTATTGATGAAGTAATTTACAATTACAAAAGGAAAAAATAG
- a CDS encoding aminopeptidase P family protein produces the protein MKYDKIDSKLFIKNRKNFASAMKPNSLAIFNSNDIYPISADSTMPFEQHRDIFYLSGVDQEESVLMLFPDCPNPDLREVLFVRETNDHIAVWEGEKLTKDAAFKTSGITSVYWLQDLDKILFELSTYCDTFYINTNEHYRANVVTETREDRFTKKLLAKYPAHSVAKSSPIMHRLRSVKDQIELDLMQHACNITEKGFRRILNFVKPNVWEYEIEAELLHEFIRNRSKGFAYTPIIASGNNANVLHYIENNQQCKAGDLILFDIAAEYANYKSDLSRTIPVSGRFTDRQKAVYNAVNHVKKEATNMLLPGTLWKEYHVEVGKVMTSELLKLSLIDKADVQNEDPNWPAYKKYFMHGTSHHIGLDTHDYGLLHEPIQANMVFTVEPGIYIPKEGFGIRLEDDVVVQEKGTPFNLMQNIPIEADEIEDLMN, from the coding sequence ATGAAATACGATAAAATAGACTCAAAATTATTTATCAAAAATCGTAAAAATTTTGCTTCTGCCATGAAGCCAAATAGTTTGGCGATTTTTAATTCTAACGATATTTATCCAATTAGCGCAGATAGCACAATGCCTTTTGAGCAGCACAGAGATATTTTTTATTTAAGTGGTGTAGATCAAGAAGAAAGTGTTTTAATGTTATTTCCAGATTGCCCAAACCCAGATTTAAGAGAAGTTTTATTTGTTAGAGAAACAAATGATCATATTGCCGTTTGGGAAGGCGAAAAATTAACCAAAGATGCTGCTTTTAAAACAAGCGGAATTACCTCTGTTTATTGGTTACAAGACTTAGACAAAATTTTATTCGAGCTTTCTACGTATTGCGATACTTTTTACATTAACACAAACGAACATTATAGAGCAAATGTAGTTACAGAAACTCGTGAAGACCGTTTTACAAAAAAACTACTAGCAAAATATCCAGCACATTCTGTTGCAAAAAGTAGTCCTATTATGCATCGTTTACGTTCTGTAAAAGATCAAATAGAATTAGATTTAATGCAACATGCTTGTAATATTACCGAAAAAGGTTTTAGAAGAATCTTAAATTTTGTAAAACCAAATGTATGGGAATATGAAATTGAAGCAGAATTATTACACGAATTTATTAGAAATCGCTCTAAAGGATTTGCATATACACCAATTATTGCAAGCGGAAATAACGCAAATGTTTTACATTATATAGAAAATAATCAGCAATGTAAAGCAGGCGATTTAATTTTGTTTGATATTGCTGCAGAATATGCCAATTATAAAAGCGATTTATCGAGAACGATTCCTGTTTCTGGGCGTTTTACAGATAGACAAAAAGCAGTTTATAATGCTGTAAATCATGTAAAAAAAGAAGCTACAAATATGTTACTTCCAGGAACTTTATGGAAAGAATATCATGTAGAAGTTGGTAAAGTAATGACATCAGAATTGTTAAAATTAAGCTTAATAGACAAAGCTGATGTGCAAAATGAAGACCCAAATTGGCCTGCTTATAAAAAATATTTTATGCACGGAACCAGTCATCATATTGGTTTAGACACACACGATTATGGTTTATTACACGAGCCAATACAAGCTAACATGGTTTTTACAGTAGAACCCGGAATTTATATACCAAAAGAAGGTTTTGGAATTCGCTTAGAAGATGATGTTGTTGTTCAAGAAAAAGGAACTCCTTTTAATTTAATGCAAAATATACCTATAGAAGCTGATGAAATTGAAGATTTAATGAATTAG